TTCGCGGGCATAGCTGCCCTCATCAAGGGTGAACAGAACGATCCGCAACTGCGGGTCATTGCCGACACGGTTCAACAGCGGCCCCATGCCCCCGACCCAATCCGTGGGGCCGGGCATATCCGCGCCCATATCCGGCCCGACGCTGTCAAAAAGCTGCCGGTTCGTGTTGCGCCGCGATCCGGCATGAATTTGCATCACCAGCTCATCTTCGGCCGACATCTGTGCCATTTCCGTCAGCATGTGGCCGTAATAGGCAGTTGCGTCCCCAGCGCTCAGGGTGCCTGCAACGGCCCCTGCATGCAGTGTTTCGATCTGCCCGCGATCAAGCCAGGCCGTGGCAAGTGTTGGCACATCGTGATCCGTTGCGGTGGCGCCAGCGGCGCGAAAGGCGGCCCGCCTGTCCCGTAGCGCGTCAAGAAAATCGGCGAAATCGCGGACATCGCGATGTGTCATATCGGCAAGTGCGTCAAGGGCTGCCCCGTGCCCCTGCCGCGCCGGATTCAACAGATCGTCGGGCCGGAAAGTCGGCACAATACGGCCGCTCCACCCCGAAGCGGCGATGGCCGCATGATCCGCCAGGTCAGAGGTCGCGGGATCGGTTGTCGCCAGCGCGCTGATACCAAAGCGATCGAACAGGGCGCGCGGCCGAAAGGCGGGCGTGGTCAGCAAGTCCGCAATCTGGTCATAGATTACATCAGCGGTGTCAGGCCCGAGCGGTGTTGCAATGCCAAGGGTTTGGCGGAACGTATGTTCCAGCCAAATCCGGCTTGGTGTGCCAAGGAACAGAGGCCAATGCCGTGCGAAAAGGCGGAAAACCTCGCGCGGGTCGCGGTCTTTTCCGTTGGGGCCGATGCCCAGATCCGCCAGCGGCACGCCTTGCGAATAGAGAATGCGGAACACATAGTGATCAGGTTGAATCAGCAAGGCGGCAGGGTTTGGAAACGCCCGGTCATGCGCCCACCAGTCTGGGTCGCAATGGCCATGCGGCGAGACGATCGGCAGATCACGGATTGCTTCGTAGATCGGCATTGCTGCACCGGGCAGCGTCGCACCGGGGGGGCTATGCATGGTCTTGGCTCGTCTTGGTGGCGTCATCGAAATCGAAATAGCTGTGGTTGGCGGCGACAAGGTCGGACAGGGTGTTCAGGACCCGACGCAGATGCTGGCGGCTGTGGGCCACCGCGCTGGTGGCATCCCGCGCCAGAATGGCCTGCGCGATTTGCCTGTGATCCTCAAGCAGTCGGCCCCGATGCGCGGTGCTGTCCAGCGCAAGAACCCGCAGCCGATCAAGGACCGCCTTTTCGCGCGTGAGAACGGCACCGATCCGGTCAAATTGTGTGGCCTGCGCAAGGATCGCATGAAAGCCGTCGTCAAGGTCGCGAAATCCGACGGTGTCGCCCTTATCGACGGCGCGACGCTGGCGCGCCAGATTGTCTTTCAACGTGGCCGCGGCTTGGGCAGGCAGCCCCTTGGCGCATAGCCTTTCGACAACTGCCGCCTCAAGCGACTCGCGCAGAAACTGCGCGCCCTTGATCTGGGCGACTGAAAGACGCGACACAAAGGTTCCGCGACTTGGCCATGTCACAATCAACCGTTCCTCGCGCAGCTGGGCAAAGGCTTCGCGCACCGGCGTGCGGCTCGCGCCAAAAATCTGGCCGATCTCGGCCTCCGAGATCATTTGGCCCGGGACCAGTTCCATCGAAAGGATTGCAGACTTGAGCCAGCTGGCGATCTGTTCGTTGGCCGGGCGGTTGAAGTCCAGTTGCGCATCGGTGAAAGAACCCCGCTCGACGGTCGTGGCATCCTTGTTCATCTGCCGCCCCTTGCTGGTTATTGCCCTGCGTCAACGCACTGCCTGTATACCGGTATGCAGCGTGATTGACAACCGGTATACCGGCATGCATTGCTGGGGACGAAAGTTGGGGGCAGACAAAAAAGTGACTGTTGCGCCAGAAAAAACCGCGGTCCTGATCGGTGCCGGAATGGTTGCCGGAACCCATGTCGCGGCCATCGCGGCCGGGGCATCGGTGCGCCTCAAGGCTGTTTGCAGCCGCACGATGGCCCGCGCACAGGCGCTGGCCGATGAGGCGTCAAAAAGGACCGGGTATCCGGTAGCCGCCCTGACCGATATTGGCGACGTCGCCGCCGACCCTGAAGTGGACTTTGCCATCATCCTCACGCCGCCGGATGCGCGAATTGATCCGATCCGCCAACTTGCGGCGGCGGGCAAGCATATCCTTGTCGAAAAGCCGATGGGGCGCACCGCAAACGAGGCGCGTGAGGCTGTTGCGATCTGTCGGGCCGCAGGGGTGACGCTTGGCGTGGTGTTCCAGCATCGGATGCGCGCCGCCTCGCGGGCGGCGGCGCATCGCATTGCATCGGGTGATCTGGGTGCGCTGGGCCTTGTGGAAATGGCGGTGCCGTGGTGGCGCGCGCAAAGTTATTACGACGAACCGGGTCGGGGCACCTATGCCCGCGATGGTGGTGGCGTTCTGATCAGCCAGGCAATCCACACGATCGACTTGGCCCTGAGCCTTGCCGGACCGGTCACATCGGTGCGCGCGATGGCCGCAACGACCCGTTTTCACCAGATGGAATCCGAGGATTTCGCGGTCGCCGGGCTGACCTTTGCCAATGGCGCGGTCGGAGCGATGGTCGCCAGCACGGCAAGTTTCCCCGGCGGCGCCGAATCCATCACCCTGCATTTTGAACAGGCCAGTCTGCATCTGGCTTCGGGCCAACTGGTGACGCGCTGGCGCGACGGGCGCGCCGAGACCGAGGGCGCCGTTGGCGGCACCGGCGGCGGGGCCGACCCGATGGCGTTCACTCATGAATGGCACCAAGCCATCATCGAAGATTTCGCCGCAGCACTGAGCGAGGGGCGCGACCCAATAGTGAGCGGCGCGGCGGCGCTGCCCGCCCATGACCTGATTGATGCAACCATCCGCTCTGCCCAAAGCGGCCAGATCGAGGGAATAGACCCATGACTGCGCCCCTGCGCTTTGCCGCCATCGGCATTGACCATCGTCATATTTATGGCATGGCGGCCAACCTGATTGCCGCCGGTGCCGATTTTGCCGGTTGGTGGACCCAAGGACATCCCAACACCGAAGACGGCTTTGTCGCACGATTTCCCGATGTGCCCCGTGCCGCCAGCGCCGAAGACCTGCTGTCGGATCCGACCATCGGGTTGATTGTCCTGTCGGGCATCCCGCGTGATCGCGCCGCATGGGCGGTGCAGGCGATGGCGGCAGGTAAGGACGTGCTTAGCGACAAGCCGGGCTGCACGACTTCAGCGCAGTTGAAAACGATCCGCGCTTCGGTGGCGCGCACGGGTCGCATCTGGTCGGTCAATTTTTCGGAACGGTTCGAGGTTCCCGCCGCGACCCGCGCCGCAGAACTGGTGGCAGAGGGCGCAATCGGCAGGGTTATCCAGACATTGGGCATCGGCCCGCATCGGCTTAATCGCGCAACGCGCCCCGATTGGTTCTTTGACCGCGCGGCTTATGGCGGGATCCTGACCGATATCGCAAGTCACCAGATCGACCAGTTCCTGTTCTTTACCGGGTCGACCAGCGCCGAAGTGACACTGGCGCAGGTTGCCAATTACGCCAATCCCGATGATCCCGGGTTGCAGGACTTTGGCGAAATTGCCCTCAAGGGTGACCGGGGGCATGGCTATATTCGTGTGGATTGGTATACGCCCGATGCGCTGCCGACCTGGGGTGACGGACGCCTGACCATCCTTGGCACCGAAGGCTATATCGAGCTGCGCAAATACGTCGATATCGGCCACGCGGGCACCGACCATCTGATCCTTGTCAACGGCACCCGGTGCGAAAGGATTGATGCCTCGGACGCGGGGTTGCCATTTTTCGCGCGCCTTATCAATGACATACGCGACCGGACCGAGACTGCTATGACCCAAGCCCACGTCTTTCAGGTCTGCGACCTTGCCTTGCGCGCGCAGAGCATGGCCGAAGGTCTGGGCGAATGATCCGTGTTGCCATCGTCGGGGCCGGGATCGGGGCCGAACATCTTGCCGGGTATCGCGCCTTGCCGGACCGTTTTGCGGTGACAACCCTTTGCGATCTGGACACGGACCGCGCCCGCAAGGCAACGGCGGGCGATCCCGCAATTGCCCTGACCGGTGACCTTGATGCGGTGCTGGCCGATCCGGATGTCGACCTTGTGGATGTCTGCCTGCCGCCGCATCTGCATTTTCCGGTGTCCACAAAAGTGCTGGCGGCCCGCAAGCACGTAATCTGCGAAAAACCCATCGTGCGTTCCTTGTCCGAGGCGGATCAACTGGCGGCGGCAGCCACAGCGGCTGACCGGCAGGTTTTTCCGGTGTTCCAGTATCGCTATGGCCGGTCGGTTGCGCAGCTTGAAGCGCTGATTGCGGCGGGCCTTGCGGGCAAGGCATATGCTGCCAGTCTTGAAACGCACTGGAATCGCGATGCCGCTTATTACAGCGTGCCGTGGCGTGGCACCTGGAAGGGGGAATCGGGGGGCGCGCTTCTTGGGCATGCGATCCACGCCCATGACCTGTTGTGCCATATCATGGGGCCGGTCGCCGAAGTCGCGGCCTTTGCTGACACACGGGTCAATGCCATCGAAACCGAAGATTGCGCGGCACTTGCCCTGCGGATGGCCAGTGGCGCACTTGCGACAAGTTCGGTGACACTTGGCGCGGGGAATGATACGACTCGACTGCGGTTTTGCTTTGAAGGATTCACCGCCGAAAGCGGCGCCGCACCCTATGCCCCCGCACAGGACCGCTGGCATTTCATTGCACGCGGGGTGGGGCAGGATCAAATCGACGCGGTTTTGGCCGCAACACCGGATAGCCATGCAGGTTTTGCCGGTTATCTTGACGCGGTGGCCGACGCGATCAAGGGCAGCGACCCAAGACG
This portion of the Octadecabacter sp. SW4 genome encodes:
- the uxaC gene encoding glucuronate isomerase, with amino-acid sequence MHSPPGATLPGAAMPIYEAIRDLPIVSPHGHCDPDWWAHDRAFPNPAALLIQPDHYVFRILYSQGVPLADLGIGPNGKDRDPREVFRLFARHWPLFLGTPSRIWLEHTFRQTLGIATPLGPDTADVIYDQIADLLTTPAFRPRALFDRFGISALATTDPATSDLADHAAIAASGWSGRIVPTFRPDDLLNPARQGHGAALDALADMTHRDVRDFADFLDALRDRRAAFRAAGATATDHDVPTLATAWLDRGQIETLHAGAVAGTLSAGDATAYYGHMLTEMAQMSAEDELVMQIHAGSRRNTNRQLFDSVGPDMGADMPGPTDWVGGMGPLLNRVGNDPQLRIVLFTLDEGSYARELAPMAGHWPSLRIGPPWWFHDSPNGIRRYFDSVVETAGYHNLAGFNDDTRAFLSIPARHDLWRRGVALHLADQTDRGTLNTAETADIARLLAHDLAVDTYRLEAG
- a CDS encoding GntR family transcriptional regulator, giving the protein MNKDATTVERGSFTDAQLDFNRPANEQIASWLKSAILSMELVPGQMISEAEIGQIFGASRTPVREAFAQLREERLIVTWPSRGTFVSRLSVAQIKGAQFLRESLEAAVVERLCAKGLPAQAAATLKDNLARQRRAVDKGDTVGFRDLDDGFHAILAQATQFDRIGAVLTREKAVLDRLRVLALDSTAHRGRLLEDHRQIAQAILARDATSAVAHSRQHLRRVLNTLSDLVAANHSYFDFDDATKTSQDHA
- a CDS encoding Gfo/Idh/MocA family protein: MTVAPEKTAVLIGAGMVAGTHVAAIAAGASVRLKAVCSRTMARAQALADEASKRTGYPVAALTDIGDVAADPEVDFAIILTPPDARIDPIRQLAAAGKHILVEKPMGRTANEAREAVAICRAAGVTLGVVFQHRMRAASRAAAHRIASGDLGALGLVEMAVPWWRAQSYYDEPGRGTYARDGGGVLISQAIHTIDLALSLAGPVTSVRAMAATTRFHQMESEDFAVAGLTFANGAVGAMVASTASFPGGAESITLHFEQASLHLASGQLVTRWRDGRAETEGAVGGTGGGADPMAFTHEWHQAIIEDFAAALSEGRDPIVSGAAALPAHDLIDATIRSAQSGQIEGIDP
- a CDS encoding Gfo/Idh/MocA family protein; the protein is MTAPLRFAAIGIDHRHIYGMAANLIAAGADFAGWWTQGHPNTEDGFVARFPDVPRAASAEDLLSDPTIGLIVLSGIPRDRAAWAVQAMAAGKDVLSDKPGCTTSAQLKTIRASVARTGRIWSVNFSERFEVPAATRAAELVAEGAIGRVIQTLGIGPHRLNRATRPDWFFDRAAYGGILTDIASHQIDQFLFFTGSTSAEVTLAQVANYANPDDPGLQDFGEIALKGDRGHGYIRVDWYTPDALPTWGDGRLTILGTEGYIELRKYVDIGHAGTDHLILVNGTRCERIDASDAGLPFFARLINDIRDRTETAMTQAHVFQVCDLALRAQSMAEGLGE
- a CDS encoding Gfo/Idh/MocA family protein; this translates as MIRVAIVGAGIGAEHLAGYRALPDRFAVTTLCDLDTDRARKATAGDPAIALTGDLDAVLADPDVDLVDVCLPPHLHFPVSTKVLAARKHVICEKPIVRSLSEADQLAAAATAADRQVFPVFQYRYGRSVAQLEALIAAGLAGKAYAASLETHWNRDAAYYSVPWRGTWKGESGGALLGHAIHAHDLLCHIMGPVAEVAAFADTRVNAIETEDCAALALRMASGALATSSVTLGAGNDTTRLRFCFEGFTAESGAAPYAPAQDRWHFIARGVGQDQIDAVLAATPDSHAGFAGYLDAVADAIKGSDPRRAVTLAEGRRSIELVSAIYASIRRATPVALPLEPDDEIYKGWLSAQS